The nucleotide window GAAACCGTGCGCAAGCTGAAGGCCGCGCAGTACACCGCCGCCCACCCGGGCGAAGTCTGCCCCGCCAAGTGGAAAGAGGGCGAGAAGACGCTCAAGCCGTCGATTGACCTGGTCGGAAAAATCTGACCACCCCGAAGCGAGCTGCGCTCGCCCCCCTCAAGGGACGCACCGAGCGGCCAGGCCAAGCCCGCTCCGCCGGTGCCTCGACTTAAAGCGTCGAAGCACCGCGTCTCGCACCAGCCGAACGGCGACAGGGCGCGCATGCTCTGCCGTTCGGTTTTTTATTGGCAAAATCATGCTTCAGCGCTTGACTGACAAGCGCAAGCAGCTATAAAAAAAGGAGTATTCACCATGTTGGACGACGACATCAAACAACAACTCGCTGCCTACCTCGAGCGCGTGAAAGAGCCGTTCGAGATGGTGGCCTCCCTGGACGACGGCGATTCGTCGAAGGAACTGCGCGAACTGTTGGAAGAAGTGGTTCATGCGCGCCCCGACATGATCACGCTGCGCTTAGACGGCGCCGACACGCGCAAGCCATCCTTCACCCTGGCGCGCCCCGGCAGCGGCACGCAATTGCGCTTTGCCGCCATCCCCGGCGGGCATGAATTCACGAGCCTCATCCTGGCCCTGCTGTGGACCGGCGGCCACCCGCCCAAGGTCGAGGCCGACACGCTGGAGCAGATCAAGGCGCTGGATGCCGACCTGGACTTCGAGGTCTACATGAGCCTGTCGTGCCACAACTGCCCCGACGTGGTGCAGGCGCTGTCGCTCATGAGCATTTACAACCCGCGCATCAAGACCACCGTCATCGACGGCGGCCTGTACCAGAACGAGATCGAGGCGCGCGAGATCATGGGCGTGCCCACCGTGTTTTTGAACGGCCAGTTCTTCAGCAACGGCCGCATGAGCGTGGAAGAAATCCTGCAGAAGGTGGACACCGGCGCCGCCGCGCGCGACGCTGAAAAGCTGTCCGCCAAGGCGCCGTATGAAGTGCTGATCGTCGGCGGCGGCCCCGCCGGCGCGGCCGCGGCCATCTACGCCGCGCGCAAGGGCATCCGCACCGGCATGGTGGCCGAGCGCTTTGGCGGCCAGGTCAACGACACCATGGAAATCGCCAACTACCCCGGCATCCCCGAGACCAACGGCCCCGCCTACGCCGCGCAGCTGGAAGCGCATGTGCGCAACTACGAGGTCGACATCATGAACACGCAGCGCGTGGCCGAACTGGTGCCGGCCGCTGAAACCGGCGGCCTGATCACGGTCAAGCTGGACAACGGCGGCACGCTGCAAAGCCGCACCGTCATCCTGGCCACCGGCGCGCGCTGGCGCAACGTCAACGTGCCGGGCGAGCAGGAATACAAGACCAAAGGCGTGGCCTACTGCCCGCACTGCGACGGCCCGCTGTTCAAGGGCAAGGACGTGGCCGTCATCGGCGGCGGCAACTCGGGCGTGGAAGCGGCCATCGACCTGGCTGGCGTGGTCAAGCACGTCACCGTGCTGGAGTTTCTGCCCGAGATGAAGGCCGACGCCGTGCTGGTCAAGAAGCTGAAGAGTTTGCCCAACGTCACCATCCACACCAACGCGCAGACGACCGAGATCACGGGCGCGGCGGGCAAAGTGAACGGCCTGAAGTTCAAGCACCGCGCCGACGGCACGGATGCGAGCGTCGATCTGGAAGGCGTGTTCGTGCAGATCGGCCTGGTGCCCAACACCGAATTTCTCAGGACAACGGTGGAGCGCAGCAAATTCGGCGAAATCGTGGTCGACGCGCGCGGCGCCACCAACGTGCCCGGCGTGTTCGCGGCGGGCGATTGCACCACGGTGCCGTACAAGCAAATCGTGGTCGCGGCGGGCGCGGGATCGACGGCGGCGTTGAGTGCGTTTGACTATTTGATTCGGACGCCGGCGGCGGAGGGCGTTCAGACCGAAGAGAAGGAAACAGTGGCGGTGTGAGTGCCTGCACAAACAAAGTGCGCCCTCATGAAAAACCCCGTGCAAATTGCGCGGGGTTTTTTCGTGGTGAGAGGCATCATATTCGAAAAAACCATGATCCAAACCAGCTTCCCGCCAGCTAAACGAAGCCACTGGCGGCAATAAAGGCCGAAAGCTGCTCCACCGTATACGTATCGCTGTCGCCGCCATCGATGCGCAAATGGTGGTTAAATCGGATCTCCATATCGTGAAGACTGAGGGGCCGGCGTAGTTCAAGTTGTTTGCGCTGGTGCCGTTTGTCGGCGCGCGTCGCCATCCAAGGCAATGTCGCCTCAAACTGCATTTCTTCATGCAAAAAGGCGGAGTTGAGTCGGACACGCGCGTCGGGATCGGAGAGCAGCATGGCGTAACCGTCACGCTTCAGCGGCCAGCGCTCATGATCCGGATCTAGGCGGATGCCGTTTAACACCTCCAGTCCGGCCAAGCGCGTTAGAAAGCATGTCGAAGTCAGCGTGTTGGCGATATACCATTCGATTTCGTCTTCACAAGTCAACCAACGGATTTCAGACGCGAGACGCGTCAGCATGAGCGGATCCGTGTGCTGGGTTTCCGCCCGGACGCGGCGCAGATGGGCTGCACTTTCCGACGCACCTATCTTGCCGAGGGTATAGATCGCGCTGCCACGCTTGCTCCAGGATGAAGACGTGACCAGTCGCTCAAGCTCAGCCACCAAGGTGGGTGTCCTGAAATGCAAGGTGGAGATGCCGCCGCACAGACGTGGAGCGACAAGGATCAGATCTCGAATAAATCCGGCGGCCATTGATACATCTTCCGCAGATCCTGTCCGCAGTTGAAACAAGACTGCTGACAATATATCGTCCGTGGAATAATTTTTCAGGATCGACTTCCAGTATTCAGCCGACTCAATATGGCTGATGTAGTCGAGCACTTGCTCTGAAAGTGGGGCGGCTGCGTTCACGAAAATTAAAATCGAAAATCGAGGTACCCGACATTGGACGCTGGATCAGCGAAATGGAATGCAAACTGGCTCAAATCAAAATCACGTTATCCACACACCAACCTTGTGGCTATTGATTTAATAGCTATTGGCGCTTTATTATCAAGCGCCAGCACCATTTTCAACCACAAATCCCCGGCAAGCCCTCATCACCCCATCGCGGCCCGCTTCCACGCCTCGACGGCGGCATCCGTATCGCCGCGCTGCTCCGCCAGCTCAGCCAGCGCCCGCCACGCCTGGCGACGCAGCCCTTCGTCGTCCAGCTGCCGCGCGGCCTGGGTGAGCAGCATCTGCGCCCTGCCCCACAGCCCACGGTGCAGGCAAGCCATGCCGGCCAGGTATTGCAAGGTGGCGTCGCGCGGGTTGGCCTGGGCGGCGGCTTCCAGGCGGCCGAGCCATTGGGGGTCGGACGGCTCGCCGGTGGCGGCCATGCCGGCTTCGAGCACGCGCGCCAGGCGCACGCGGTGGGCGTCGTCGAAGGAGCCGGGCAGCGCCAGCATGTCGTCCCAGACGGGCTTGAGCCATTCGCGCACAGTGGCCGCGTCGCCGCCCAGTGTCTGCAGGCGCTGGGCGGCGCGCAGGGCCAGCTCGGGCATGGCGCGTTCGGCGGCATCGAGCGAATCCCACACGGTCTGCAACTGGCCGGCGTCGTGCGCGCGGCCGATCAGCTCGGCCGCCAGGCCGCGCACCAGGCTGCGCGCGGCTTCGGGGGCGAAGGCGCGGTGCTTGGCAAGCAGGCGCGCGGTGTCCATGGCCTCGGCGATGCGGCCGGATTGGCGCGCAGCCTTGAGCTTCAAGCGCAGCGCGGCGGTGCGGCGGTTGGCGCCGGTGGGCAGTTCGTCCAGCCGCGCCAGGGCGCCGGCAGGGTCGTGATCGTGCAATGACCAGCGGGTGGCGCGCAGCAGCACGCCTTCGCGCAGCTCGGCGGCGGCGCCGCGGCTGGCCGCGGCTTTGAGCGCGTGGTTGAAGTGCGCATCGCGCGTGGCTTGGTCCTGCAGAGCGTGGGCGCTTTCGGCGACGGTCATGTGGGCGAGTGTGCGCAAGGCGAGCGCGTGCGGGGGCGCGTCGCCAGCCACGTCCAAGGCCTGCTCCCGGGCCAGCGCGCCCTCGGCCGCCTTGCGCGCGCGCAGAAAGCGCCCGGCGCTGAACTGCGTGAAGGCGTCGAGCAGCAGGGCATGGGTGGCGCGTTCGCGCTGCTGGGCACGCCAGCGGCGGGCTTGGCGCGGCAGCTCGAACACGACGGCGAGCGCGCGCAGCGCCAGATGCAGCAGCACGAACAGGCCAGCCAGCAGCAGCAGCGCCAGGTTGATGGACACGTCGACGCGGTGCGGCGGCCAGAAGATGGTGACGGTGCCATCGTTGTCGCCCGCGAACAGCGCCAGCGCGACCGCCGCCGCGAACAGACCCATCAGCCACAAGGCGGCGCGCATGGCGGTTCAGCGCGCTTCGGCCGTGGCGCCAGCAGCAGCCACGGCGTTGCCCAGCGCCAGCAGGGTGGCTTCCACGCGCGGCAGGTCGGCCGCCTTGGTGCTGGCCTGCGCCTGCTGCAACAGCGTGGCGGCGGATTGGGTGCGGCGCGATGCCGGGTCGAACCAGGTGCCGAGAGCGCTTGACGCGGCGGCCAGGTCAGCGCGCGCGGCTTCGTACTGGCGCGCCAGCAGCGCCAGGCGCGCGCCCTGCAGCCGCAGCTTGAGGTTTTCGCGCACGAAGAAAACCTGATCGGGCGACAGCATGCTCGCGTCGGGCCGCTCGACGCGGCTCACGCGCAGCAGGCCGCGCGCCTCGTCCAGCACCACGCGCCACTGGCGCATCCACCAGTTTTCGGGCGCGGGCGCGGGCGCACCGTGCGTGCCACGCGGGCCGCCATCCGTTTTGGCGCGGCCAACGTCGTTGGCGGCGGGCAGGTCGTCGACCTGGCGCAGCAACTGGTCGATGCGCGCCAGCAGGCCGGCGGTGTCGGGAATGCTGGCGGCCTTCACGCGCTCCAGATCGCGCGTGACGGCGCGCAGCACGGGCGCCAGGCGCGGATCGCTGGAGCGCGTGAGGCGGCGCTCGGCGGTGCGCAGCGCGGCCAGCAGCGGCTCGACGCTGCCGGTGAGCTGGGCCTGATCCTGCGCCACGCGCACGGCGGCTTCGAGCTCGACCGCCAGATTTTCGTCGCGCGCGCGGGCCACGCTTTGCACCAGGGTGTCGAGCTGCGCGCGGTACGCGGTCATGTCGGCCACCTTGGTCTCCAGCGCCGCGACCTTGCCGGACATGGCGCGGGCCGATTCCTCGGCCTGCCGCGCCAGTGTGCGCGCCTCGACCGACTGGCTGCCTGCGTCCTGGCTCTGGCGCGCCAGCGATTCCTGCATGGAGGAGACCTTTTGCCACAGCAGCACGCTCACCGTGAGGCCCACGGCGGCCACCAGCCAAGCCGCGACCAAGCCGGGCTGCACGCCGCGCCCGGGCCGCTGGCGCATGGGGCGCGGCGGCGGTGCGGGTTCCGGCGCGATCGCTTCCGGCACTGGCGATGCAGGGGGCGCTGGGTGCAAGACAGTGCTTGGCTCTGGCGTCATGTCAGCTGTTCAAAGGCCCAATGGCCGCGCAGCAGGCCATGCGCGGGCACCGTGCCCTCACCAAGCAAGAGGGGGAAGACGCGAGGCGGCTCAGGGGGTGTGTCACCGCATGGATTCTATCGACGCCACCACCGCCGCCAGCGTGGGCCGGGTGCCCTGCACGGCGCCGAAGCCGGCGGCGCGCGCGGCGTCGCCGATGCGCGGGTGCGTGACCAGCGCGCGCGCGGCCCGCCAGTCCACGTCCGGCAGGCATTGGCGCAGGTTGGTGATGGCTTCGGAACTGCTGAACAGCCACAGCGTGCCATCGCTCGCCGCCGCGCGCGCGCGCGCGCGCTGGGCAGCACTCAGCGTGGGCGCCAGGCGGCGGTACGCGGCGACTTGATCGACCAGCGCACCGGCCGCCGTCAGCTGCGCCACCAGCCAATCGCGCCCGGCCGCCACGCCATCACTGCTGGCGCCGCGCACGATCAGTACACGCGTGCCGGTCCGCGCCTGCGGCGCCACGCGCGCCCAGAGCGATTCGGAATCGAATTGCGGCGCGTCGTGGGCCGGCGCGTCGATGCGCGCGGCTGGCCAGCCGGCCTGCCCCAGCGCCGCCGTGGTGCCCGGGCCGGGCGACCATGCTCTTGTTTTAATAGCTTCCAGCGCTTGATGGACAGGCGCCAGGGCGCTATTTTCTTGACAAAAACCGCTCACCGCATTGCCGCTGACAAACATGGCAGCATGCCACTCATGCAGCCGCGCGCGCGCCTCGGCCAGCGCGCCTTGCAGGGGCTCGGGCACGATGTCGATCAGCGCCAGCGGCTCGGCCGCTATGCCGAGTGCAGTCAATTCAGCCGCCCAGCGCGCGGCTTCGGGCGCGGGGCGCGTGACCAGGACGTGCGGCATATCAGTGACTCACGTCGCGAAAGCGCTGCCCGCAGCGCATGAAATCCAAAGAAACCGATGGTCGCGGAGCAGACCATCCGAGGGTGCCGTGGCCGGGGTTCCCCCGGTCAGTGGCGCCGTCCTCCTCCCGCAGGAGAGGGGGAAGACGCCGAAGGCGGCTCAGGGGGTGCTTCATCTCGCGCCGGCCGCGCGCAGGTCGGCCGCCACACGCTCGCCCAGCGCCACGGCGGCGTCCACGCCGTGTACATCGGCGGCGCCCTCGGCGGTGACCAGGCGCGGCGCGCCCTCCGGGTCGCCCCAGGCGGCGCGCAGATGCAGGCGCTTGCCCTCCAGCGTGGCGTGCGCGGCCAGCGGCATCGAGCAGCTGCCGCCCATGGCGCGGCTGACGGCGCGCTCGGCGGCCACCGCCAGCCACGTGCTTTGATCAGCCAATGGGGCCAGCGCGCCCGCCAAATCAGCGCGGGCAGCTATTGTTTCGATACCCAGCGCGCCTTGCCCGGCCGCTGGCAGCATCTCGTCGGAGCTGAAGATGTGTCGGATGCGATCGGCGAGGCGCAAGCGCTTGAGGCCCGCCGCCGCCAGCACGATGGCGGCGTACTGCCCCTCGTCCAGCTTGCGCAAGCGGGTGTCCAGGTTGCCGCGCAGCGGCTCGATGCGCACGTCGTCACGCTGCATTTTCGAGAGCATGGCGCGCAGCAAGACCGTGCGCCGCAGGCTGGAAGTGCCGATGACCGCACCGGGCGGCAGATCGGCCGGCGTGGCGCAGCCCGGCGACACCCAGGCATCGCGCGGGTCTTCGCGCGCCATCACGCAGGCCAGCGCAAAGCCCTCGGGCAGGTCCATCGGCACGTCTTTCAACGAATGCACGGCGATGTCGGCGCGGCCCTCTTCCAGCGCCGTTTCCAGCTCTTTCACGAACAGGCCCTTGCCGCCGACCTTGCTGAGGGTGCGGTCCAGGATTTGGTCGCCGCGCGTGGTCATGCCGAGCAGCGTGACGGCGTGGTCGCGTGCTTCAAGCAGGGCTTTGACGTGTTCGGCCTGCCACAGGGCGAGGCGGCTTTCGCGGGTGGCGATGGTGATCTGAAGGGACATGGTCGCGGAGACAAAAAATCAAGGGAGAGAACTGCCCTATTGTCCTGCCATCGCGCCTCGGAACCGGTTTTGAGCCGTATGCGGTGGAAATTGACCAGCCGTGCCTCCCGCCTCACCACTCGCTCGCAGAATCAAACCAACAGCAGCACTTGAAGGCCACGATAGCGTGTCAGCCCGGCATGCGCCCTGCGCGCATGTCGGCGGCAATGGTGTGCAGCACGCTGGCCAAGTCCTTCACGCTGCGGATCACGTGGTGCGCACCCGCCTGGCGCAGCTTGACGTCGGCGCGGGCGATGCGCGCCTCGACCTCATCGGCGGGCGCCTGGGCATATTCCTGCGGCGAATAGCCGACTTCGTTGCCCGACAGCGTCAGGCCCACGCACCACATGCCCGCGCGGCGGCCCTCTTCGATGCCGGGCACGGTGTCATCGACCTTGACGCAGGCACGCACGTCGCCCACGCCCAGCGCCAGCACGTTGGCCAGCGCCATGAAAGGGCCGGGGCGCCCACCGGCGGAAAGGTCGTCGCCAGCCACCACATGGTCGGGCGCGATGCCCGCTGCCGCGGCGGCGGGCAGCAGTTGCGCCAGCACTTCGCGCGGGTAACCGGTGCAGGAGCCAATCTTCAATCCCCGCGCGCGCAGCCACGCCAGCACCTGCGGCGCGCCGTCGATGGGCGCCGAGAACTCGCCCACCTTGGCGATTTGCATGGGCATGAAGCGGGCGTAGACGGCATCCACATCCTCGCGCGTCGGGGCGCGGCCAAAGCGCGCCTGCCATTGCTGGCCGATGGCGGGCTCTTGCAGCAACTGGTGGATGTGATCCCACTTGGACAGCCCCATCGGCCCGCGCGCCTGGGCCAGCGTGATGGTGATGTCGAAGCAGGCAAAGGCCTCGACGAAGATCTGCGTCGGCGCCAGCGAGCCGAAGTCAACCAGCGTGCCGGCCCAGTCGAAGATGACGGCTTGCAGGGGCGCGAGCGAAACGCTTTCTTGATTCGGCGTTTCAGCGGCGGGGCGAGAGAGTGTGGCGGTGGTCATGTGAGATAGCTTTCGGTTAACGATGATGAAAAGGGCCATCAGGCCAGCGCGGCCTGCCCGATGAAGTTGCGCCCGCGCGGGCCTTGCAGCGCGCTGTGCAGCATGGCGCGCCAGGCTTCGGGGCCGACGCCGTAATGGGCCGGGTCGGTCGCCACGCCCAGCGCGTGCAGAAACTCGCGCAGGCGGTGCACGGCCTGCCCGGGCTGATCGGCATCGAAGATCGACAGCAGCGCGGCGTCGGTGGCGGCATCCTGGCCCAGCGCCAGTTCCATCACCTGCGGCAGGCTGAACGAGCAGGCAATGCCGTGCACCAGGCCGTGGTGCAACGTCATGTCGTACGACAGCGAATGCGCCAGCGCCGTCTTGGTGTTGGAAAACGCCAGCCCGGCCAGCAACGCGGCCTGCGCCATGCCGGCGCGCAGCGGCAGGCTGGACAAGTCGCGCAGCAGGCGCGGCAAGGTGTCGATGGTGCGGCGCGCCGCCGCCACGGCCAGTGCCGTGGAGACCGGGTTGCGGTGCACGTTCCAGATCGCTTCCAGCGCGTGCGACAGCGCGTCCAGCCCCGAAGCCAGGGTGACGCCGGCCGGCAGGCTTTGCATCAGCTCGGCATCGATGATGGCGGCCTCAGGCCAGGTCCAGGGCTGGTGGAGCGAATGCTTGCGGCCACCGGCCTGATCCCAGATCGTGGCCCAAGGCGTGACTTCGCTGCCCGTGCCGGCCGTGGTAGGCACGGCGATCAGCGCCTTGTGCCGCCCTGCGGGCAGTGGCAGCCCCTGCTCCAGTGCGGCCAGCAGTTCGTCGAATCGACCGCTTGGCGTGGCGCACAGCAGCGCCTTGGCGGTGTCGATGGCGCTGCCACCCCCCAGGGCAACGAGGCAGTCGGCGTCGGCGTGCTCGCGGTGCAGGCGGTCGTACAACGGGGCCAGCCATTGCACATCGGGGTTGGGCGCGACGTCGCTGATGACGCCGTGCAGCGCATCGCCCAGCAGCGCGCGTACTCGCTCGACCAGGCCCAGCTCGTGCGCTTCGGCAAAGGTCACCAGCACGCACGAGCGGCCGTGCAGCAGTGCGGGCAGTTGCCGCAGGCTGTCGGGGCCGGCATGCACGGCCACGGGGTTGTGATAGGTCCACATGGTTGTTTGCTCAAGATAAAAGGATGGTCTTGCCGACATTCGATACGCGACCCGACAAACTCACGTAGCAGTCGATGTTGGCCGCCAGGGCGCGCCGCGCCCCGGCTGGCCTTTTCAGCGGCTGCCGCCTTGCTGAATGCGCTGGCGCAGCCAGCCCGAGGCCAGGTCGGCCACGATCACCATCACCGTGATGACGACGATGCAGGTCGCCGTCTCCTGGTAGCGGAACAGCTTCAGGCTGCTGATCAGCTCGAAGCCCAGGCCGCCAGCGCCGACCATGCCCAGCACGGTGGCCGAGCGCAGGTTGACCTCGAAGCGATACAGCACCACCGCCACCCAGGCCGTGATGACCTGGGGGATGACGCCGAACACGATCACCTGCAGCGGCGCGGCGCCGGCACTGCGCAGCGCCTCCAGCGGGCCTTGGTCGATCTCCTCGATGGCGTCGGCGAAGAACTTGCCCAGCATGCCCATGCCATGCAGCGCCAGCGCCAGCACGCCCGGAAACGGCCCCAGCCCGACCGCCGACACGAACACCAGCGCCAGGATCAGCTCGTTGATGCTGCGGATCACGTTCAGCAGCTGCCGCGTCGCCACCCGCACCGTCGGCCACACACGCAGGTTGTTGGCGGCCAAAAAACTCAGCGGCAGCGCCAGCACGATACTCAGCAGCGTGCCCCAGATGGCGATCTGCACCGTTTCCAGCGCCGGTGCCCACAGCCGCTGCAGCATGCTCCAGTCGGGCGGCACGGATCGGGCCAGAAAATCGCCGATCTGCGGCAGCCCGCTGGCCAGCTCACCCCAGCTCATCTGCGCGCCAGCGGCGCTCCACTGCAATACGCCCGCCACCACCAGCGCCAGCGCGGCATAGCCCAGCCAGCCGGCCAAGCCATGGGGGCGCGGCACCGTCCACTGGTAGCCGCCGGTGTCATACGTCGTGCCCATCACGCACCTCCCACGGCCAAGGCGGGCTGATAGCCCATCGGCGGCCGCGGCGCTTCGGTCAGCGGCGGCTGCGGGGTTTGATAGATCGCCTCGAGTGCCGCGTCGTCCAGCCCGCTGGGCGCGCCGTCGTACACGATGCGGCCCTGCGCCAGCCCGACGATGCGGTCGCCAAATTCGCGCGCGAACTCGACCTGGTGCAGGTTGCACACCACGGCGATGCCCAACTGGCGCGTGGCTTCGCGCAGGCATTGCATCACGCTGGCGGCGGTCTTGGGGTCCAGGCTGGCCACCGGCTCGTCGGCCAGGATCACCTGCGGCTGCTGGGCCAGCGCTCGGGCAATGCCCACGCGCTGCATCTGGCCGCCCGAGAGCGACTCGGCGCGCGCGTCGGCCTTGTGCGCCAGGCCCACGCGCTCCAGGCATTGCCGCGCCAAATCGACGTCGCGGCGGGGAAACAGTTGCAGCATCGAGGGCAGCACGCCGACGGCGCCCAGGCGCCCGGTGAGCGCGTTCTTCAGCACCGACAGACGCGGCACCAGGTTGTGGTGCTGAAACACCATCGCCACGTGGCGCGCCAGGGCGCGGCGCGAATGGCGCTGGCGCAGGTCGATGCCGCCCACGCTCAGTTGCCCTTCATCCGGCGTGGTCAGGCCGTTGAGGCAGCGCAACAGTGTGGACTTGCCCGCGCCCGAGAGGCCCAGCATCACCACGAATTCGCCCGGGCGCACATCCAGATCGATGCCGCGCAGCACGTGGTTGCTGCCGTAGCGCTTGTGCAGTTGGCTGGCGCGGATCATTTCATGCGCCCCAGGTCGAGCTTGAGCGCCTTGGCGGTCTGGCGCACCACGTCGTAGGCGGCGTCGCTGGTGGGGGCAAAGCCGTTCAGCACGCCCTGGTCGCCCCAGGGCAAGTCCTTGATGTCGGCCATGGCCGCGGCCACCTTCTTCTTGGTGGCCTCGTCCAGGCTCTTGCGCCAGACCATAGGCGATTCGGGGATCGGCTTGGAGCGCCACACCACGTTGAAGTCGCTGGCCTTGACCGCGCCCTTGGCCACGGCGGCGTCAAAAATGCGGTCGGCCACGGCCGCGCCATCGACCTTGCCGTTGACCACGGCCATGATGTTGGCGTCGTGCGAGCCCGAGAAGATCACACGCGAAAAGTGCTTGTCCGGGTCAAACCCCTCGGCCATCAGGCCCGCCTTGGGAAACAGGTGGCCCGAGGTGGAACTGGGGTCGACAAAGGCAAACGTCTTGCCCTTGAGCTTGGCGATGCTGTCCAGCCCCTTGTCGGCGCGGGTGATGACCTGGCTGTGGTAGGCGCTCTTGCCGGTCTTCTTGGTCACCGCCACCGCAAACGCCTCGGCGTTGGCGATGTCGGCGGCCATCACGTAGGAGAACGGGCCCAGGTAGGCGATGTCCAGCTTGCCCGAGCGCAGCGCCTCGATGACGCCGTTGTAGTCGTTGGCGACGAAGGGGCGCACCTTCAGGCCGGTCTTCTGCGCCAGCTGGTCGATGATCTGCTGGCTGGATCGGATCATGGCCTGGGCGTCTTCCGACGGGATCAGGCCAACGCGCAGTTCGTCGGTTTGCGCCGTGGCTAGGCTGGCGCCGGCGGTCAACACCAGGGCGGCGGCCAGCTTGAGCCAGGTTGTTCGGGTCGTCTTCATCGTGGGTTCCTTGTGAGGTGGTCGGCGGGCGAATGGATGGGCAACACACGCATCGTAGAAACCGCATATTTCACATGAGTGAAGAGTTCAACATAAAATTTCCATGAATCTATAGACAATCTCTTGAGATGAGCAGCGCGCGTTATCAAGCCTTCGTGGCCGTGGCCCTTCATGGCAACCTGAGCAGCGCCGCCCGCGCGCTGGGCCTGAGCCAGCCCACGGTGTCGAGCCAGATCCAGGCACTGGAGCGCCAAAGCAAGCTGGAGCTGTTCCACCGCCGCGGCTACCGCATGCACCTGTCCACCGCGGGCGAGCAGTTCTTGCCGATGGCGCAGAAGATCCTGGCGCTGCAATCAGAGGCCGAGTTTTTCCTGCGCGATTCGGGCGAGCTGAACCAGGGCGACATGAAGATCGGCGCCGTGGGCCCGTTCCACGTGATGGACATGGTGGCGGCCTACCGCCAGCGCCACCCGCGCATGCGGCTGTCGATCAAGGTCGGCAACTCCAAGGAAGTGCTGGCCGATCTGGAGCGCTACAGCACCGACGTGGCCGTGCTGGCAGGCCTGCACGACAGCCCCGGAATTGACGCGCTGCCCTACGCGCGCCACCCCATCATCCTGTTCGCGCACCGCGACCATCCGCTGGCCCGGCACGCGCAGGTGTCGCTGGCCGCGCTGCACGATGTGGAACTGCTGCGCCGCGAAGAAGGCTCCACCACGCAGGCGTCGCTGGACGCTGCGCTGAAGCAGGCCGGCGTGCGCACCCGCAGCACCCTCACCGTCGGCAGCCGCGAGGCCATGCGTGAAGCCGTGGCGCGCGGCCTGGGCGTGGGGGCCGTGTCAGAGGCCGAGTTCACGCCCAATGCACGCCTGCGTCCGATCCGCATCGAGGGCGACCCGGCCGACACCGCCACCTACATCTACCTGGCGCGAGAGCGGCGCGACAGCCCGCTGCTGCGCTCGTTTTTGAATGCGGTGGGCATGGCAGACGATGGCGCTGCGACGCTTCAAAAGCGATAAGCCCCGAGGCCGTTGACAGTTCATTTGAGCGGCCACGCCGCCAGAATGCGGGGGTGCGGTGCGCCGGCGCACCAAAAAATCACCTCCCGGGTGATGCCCTACTCGCCCAGCGCCTCGCGCACCGCCGCCACCTGCCGGCGCGAGACCATCAGCACCTCGTCGATGCCAGCCAGGCG belongs to Ottowia testudinis and includes:
- the psrA gene encoding iron-containing alcohol dehydrogenase PsrA, producing MWTYHNPVAVHAGPDSLRQLPALLHGRSCVLVTFAEAHELGLVERVRALLGDALHGVISDVAPNPDVQWLAPLYDRLHREHADADCLVALGGGSAIDTAKALLCATPSGRFDELLAALEQGLPLPAGRHKALIAVPTTAGTGSEVTPWATIWDQAGGRKHSLHQPWTWPEAAIIDAELMQSLPAGVTLASGLDALSHALEAIWNVHRNPVSTALAVAAARRTIDTLPRLLRDLSSLPLRAGMAQAALLAGLAFSNTKTALAHSLSYDMTLHHGLVHGIACSFSLPQVMELALGQDAATDAALLSIFDADQPGQAVHRLREFLHALGVATDPAHYGVGPEAWRAMLHSALQGPRGRNFIGQAALA
- the phnE gene encoding phosphonate ABC transporter, permease protein PhnE; translation: MGTTYDTGGYQWTVPRPHGLAGWLGYAALALVVAGVLQWSAAGAQMSWGELASGLPQIGDFLARSVPPDWSMLQRLWAPALETVQIAIWGTLLSIVLALPLSFLAANNLRVWPTVRVATRQLLNVIRSINELILALVFVSAVGLGPFPGVLALALHGMGMLGKFFADAIEEIDQGPLEALRSAGAAPLQVIVFGVIPQVITAWVAVVLYRFEVNLRSATVLGMVGAGGLGFELISSLKLFRYQETATCIVVITVMVIVADLASGWLRQRIQQGGSR
- the phnC gene encoding phosphonate ABC transporter ATP-binding protein, encoding MIRASQLHKRYGSNHVLRGIDLDVRPGEFVVMLGLSGAGKSTLLRCLNGLTTPDEGQLSVGGIDLRQRHSRRALARHVAMVFQHHNLVPRLSVLKNALTGRLGAVGVLPSMLQLFPRRDVDLARQCLERVGLAHKADARAESLSGGQMQRVGIARALAQQPQVILADEPVASLDPKTAASVMQCLREATRQLGIAVVCNLHQVEFAREFGDRIVGLAQGRIVYDGAPSGLDDAALEAIYQTPQPPLTEAPRPPMGYQPALAVGGA
- the phnD gene encoding phosphonate ABC transporter substrate-binding protein, with product MKTTRTTWLKLAAALVLTAGASLATAQTDELRVGLIPSEDAQAMIRSSQQIIDQLAQKTGLKVRPFVANDYNGVIEALRSGKLDIAYLGPFSYVMAADIANAEAFAVAVTKKTGKSAYHSQVITRADKGLDSIAKLKGKTFAFVDPSSTSGHLFPKAGLMAEGFDPDKHFSRVIFSGSHDANIMAVVNGKVDGAAVADRIFDAAVAKGAVKASDFNVVWRSKPIPESPMVWRKSLDEATKKKVAAAMADIKDLPWGDQGVLNGFAPTSDAAYDVVRQTAKALKLDLGRMK
- a CDS encoding LysR substrate-binding domain-containing protein; translation: MSSARYQAFVAVALHGNLSSAARALGLSQPTVSSQIQALERQSKLELFHRRGYRMHLSTAGEQFLPMAQKILALQSEAEFFLRDSGELNQGDMKIGAVGPFHVMDMVAAYRQRHPRMRLSIKVGNSKEVLADLERYSTDVAVLAGLHDSPGIDALPYARHPIILFAHRDHPLARHAQVSLAALHDVELLRREEGSTTQASLDAALKQAGVRTRSTLTVGSREAMREAVARGLGVGAVSEAEFTPNARLRPIRIEGDPADTATYIYLARERRDSPLLRSFLNAVGMADDGAATLQKR